From a region of the Pseudanabaena sp. ABRG5-3 genome:
- a CDS encoding Gfo/Idh/MocA family protein, with amino-acid sequence MSPNRNFHDPIRVGVIGIGNMGQHHARVLSLLKDAELIGVSDVSVERGRDTANKHRVLYFEDYRELLPLVDAVCIAVPTRLHYDVGTTCLKAGVHVLIEKPIAATIEEAEALVKIAADHNRILQVGHIERFNPAFQELSKVLKHETILAIEADRMSPYSQRANDVSVVFDLMIHDIDLILELVPSAIVRVSAHGNRVSPESSYLDYVTATIGFENGVIATLTASKVTHRKKRKITAHCTNSLTESDFLNNEILIHRQTTANWTTDYGQVLYRQDGFIEKVYTSNIEPLHAELEHFVACVRDKAQPSVGGDQALKTLRLASLIEQTAIDGQVWRSCDLQLREVATAGNYS; translated from the coding sequence ATGAGCCCCAATCGTAATTTCCACGATCCCATAAGGGTTGGTGTCATTGGTATCGGTAATATGGGGCAGCATCATGCAAGAGTCCTCAGCTTGCTCAAGGATGCAGAATTGATTGGTGTTTCCGATGTCAGTGTAGAGCGTGGACGTGATACGGCAAATAAACACCGTGTACTTTATTTTGAAGACTACCGTGAGCTGTTACCCCTCGTTGATGCAGTTTGTATCGCCGTTCCCACTCGCCTACATTACGATGTTGGCACAACTTGTCTAAAGGCTGGCGTACATGTGCTGATCGAAAAACCGATCGCCGCAACCATCGAAGAAGCCGAAGCCTTAGTTAAAATCGCTGCCGACCATAACCGCATTCTCCAAGTTGGACATATTGAAAGATTTAACCCCGCTTTCCAAGAACTCAGCAAAGTTTTAAAGCATGAGACGATTTTGGCGATCGAAGCCGATCGCATGAGTCCCTATTCGCAACGCGCCAATGATGTCTCGGTCGTATTCGATTTGATGATCCACGATATTGATCTGATTCTTGAGCTAGTACCCTCCGCGATCGTGCGCGTCTCCGCCCATGGCAATCGCGTTTCCCCAGAATCTAGCTATCTCGACTATGTCACCGCCACCATCGGCTTTGAAAATGGTGTAATTGCCACCCTCACTGCTAGCAAAGTTACCCATCGCAAAAAGCGCAAAATCACAGCTCACTGTACCAACTCCCTCACTGAGTCCGATTTCCTCAATAATGAAATTTTAATTCATCGTCAAACTACAGCGAATTGGACAACCGATTACGGACAAGTCCTCTATCGTCAAGATGGCTTTATCGAAAAAGTCTATACCAGCAATATTGAGCCACTACATGCCGAACTAGAGCATTTTGTTGCCTGTGTTCGTGATAAGGCTCAACCCTCCGTCGGCGGCGATCAAGCATTAAAAACCCTCCGTCTTGCCAGTCTGATCGAACAAACAGCGATCGATGGTCAGGTCTGGAGAAGTTGCGATCTGCAATTACGCGAGGTTGCCACCGCAGGAAATTATTCCTAA
- a CDS encoding outer membrane beta-barrel protein yields MKALTKIYLGVAIATSVLTSFSAVASAEEVKLPGSYVGAGISLQGLATNPSNVGANLAGRYKFDDVPLSVRSSVLFGNGGTSIVPTVSYDLPVGDRANVYLGAGASFKVGGNSSMTGDQTAFAVQPGVEVSLNKNLLLYSNAVIPFNGQSNGSAGTSLQAGLGVQF; encoded by the coding sequence ATGAAAGCTCTTACAAAAATCTATTTAGGTGTTGCGATCGCTACTTCAGTTCTTACCTCCTTTAGCGCAGTCGCCTCAGCCGAAGAAGTAAAATTACCAGGTAGCTATGTAGGTGCTGGCATATCTCTCCAAGGATTGGCTACTAACCCTTCTAACGTTGGCGCAAACTTAGCAGGTCGCTATAAGTTTGATGACGTACCACTTTCCGTTAGAAGTTCTGTTCTCTTTGGTAATGGCGGTACTTCCATTGTTCCTACCGTTTCCTATGACTTGCCAGTAGGCGATCGCGCTAACGTTTATCTCGGTGCTGGTGCTTCCTTTAAAGTTGGCGGTAACAGCAGCATGACAGGTGATCAAACTGCCTTTGCGGTTCAACCTGGGGTCGAAGTTAGCCTCAACAAGAATCTTTTGCTTTATAGCAATGCGGTTATTCCATTTAATGGTCAAAGTAACGGTTCCGCAGGAACCTCCCTACAAGCTGGTTTAGGCGTTCAGTTCTAA
- a CDS encoding DUF6464 family protein — MEISAVPTEVCTLHPESTLGKIYLDWMPQPGNYIDLEGKTYVILERRHRYQFRRGKYNLFRVLVYVQPAPENLERSLVNGRWIIGDGSCRYNAGSEILRCAVNPNGPCQGCRFWEA, encoded by the coding sequence ATGGAAATATCAGCAGTGCCGACAGAGGTGTGTACCCTTCATCCTGAAAGCACTTTGGGTAAAATATATCTTGATTGGATGCCTCAACCGGGAAACTATATTGATTTAGAAGGCAAAACCTATGTGATCTTAGAGCGCCGTCATCGATATCAGTTTCGGAGAGGAAAATATAATTTATTTAGGGTCTTAGTATATGTACAACCAGCACCAGAGAATTTAGAAAGAAGCTTGGTGAATGGACGTTGGATAATTGGGGATGGAAGTTGTCGATATAACGCAGGTTCGGAAATACTTCGCTGTGCTGTCAATCCGAATGGACCTTGTCAAGGATGTCGCTTTTGGGAAGCATAA
- a CDS encoding FtsW/RodA/SpoVE family cell cycle protein, translating to MKLLQIFQAFPFFDRTVDKWATEARLLRWLTFLWLFAGLAVLFSASYPVADIAFKDGTLYFKYQLAWAAIGLLIFNGIVHLPLRFMLKISPIFLFIILALLYATHIPGLGTTRNAATRWLSVGSSSFLLQPSELIKPFLILQAAQLFGNWNRTHWKTRTFWLVIFLLVLGGILMQPSLSVTALCGITLWLIALGAGLPSLQMFGTAALGTCVAVASVTFREYQRRRIMSFLDPWQDQAGDGYQLTQSLMAIGSGGLWGSGFGLSQQKLFLPIQYTDFIFAIFAEEFGLFGGICLLMLVMIYGTIGLSVTYKCKDPVIRLIALGSTSLIVVQAILNVGVATGVLPTTGLPFPFLSYGGSSTLSCLFIAGLLIRSAREMSSAEVIPIARGKGGNDLKNKRQDKLGTRRQFS from the coding sequence GTGAAACTCCTCCAAATTTTTCAAGCCTTCCCCTTTTTCGATCGCACTGTCGATAAATGGGCAACAGAAGCTCGTCTCCTGCGATGGCTGACGTTTTTGTGGCTATTTGCAGGATTAGCTGTGCTTTTCTCGGCATCCTATCCTGTTGCGGATATTGCCTTCAAGGATGGCACGCTTTATTTCAAATATCAATTGGCTTGGGCAGCGATCGGCTTATTGATTTTTAACGGGATTGTGCATTTGCCATTACGGTTCATGCTCAAAATTAGCCCAATCTTCTTATTTATTATTCTTGCCTTGCTATATGCGACGCATATCCCAGGCTTAGGAACCACGCGAAACGCGGCGACAAGATGGCTGTCAGTGGGGTCAAGTTCATTTTTGCTGCAACCATCGGAGTTAATTAAGCCCTTTTTGATTTTGCAAGCGGCTCAACTATTCGGTAACTGGAATCGCACTCATTGGAAAACTAGGACTTTTTGGCTGGTGATTTTCCTGTTGGTCTTAGGCGGTATTTTGATGCAGCCTAGTTTGAGCGTAACAGCGCTTTGTGGTATTACGCTATGGTTGATTGCGTTAGGAGCAGGATTGCCGAGCCTTCAGATGTTTGGTACTGCGGCTTTGGGGACTTGTGTAGCCGTGGCAAGTGTTACTTTTCGGGAATATCAACGCCGACGGATTATGTCTTTTCTCGATCCTTGGCAAGATCAAGCGGGAGATGGCTATCAGTTGACTCAAAGTTTAATGGCGATCGGTTCAGGTGGTTTGTGGGGCAGTGGTTTTGGGTTGTCGCAACAAAAGCTATTTCTCCCAATTCAATATACAGACTTTATCTTCGCGATTTTTGCAGAAGAATTTGGTTTGTTTGGTGGGATTTGTTTATTGATGTTGGTCATGATTTACGGCACGATTGGTTTGTCAGTGACCTATAAATGTAAAGATCCTGTCATTCGCTTAATTGCCCTTGGTTCTACATCTTTAATAGTGGTACAGGCAATCTTGAATGTGGGTGTGGCAACTGGGGTGTTACCAACTACGGGCTTGCCATTTCCTTTTTTGAGCTATGGTGGTAGTTCAACCCTATCTTGTTTATTTATCGCAGGTTTACTAATTCGCTCAGCGCGAGAAATGTCGTCAGCAGAAGTCATTCCGATCGCTAGAGGAAAAGGGGGGAATGATCTCAAAAATAAACGTCAGGATAAGCTCGGTACAAGGAGGCAGTTTTCATGA
- a CDS encoding C39 family peptidase produces MPKAIAEADTFLKKKLLGSTDLADSEKIFIKKGQSFFVTEYNPDRNQHLLLTLASPFPALDGKSQLQKVYAYDPHIKIEGEDLNQLIKLPVKYCSQLDNDQAIFGPGWRQCNTTSNTMLADFVLNGALTTMAKAQGFAEPESVYMRIVGKYGDTTDHDAQTWALKELGINSYFSYSLSAKDVLMSLKANIPVVVGFAYKGSGHICLIVGHDPKQKVWLVHDPYGTRHGASDSYDVGVGGAYDPYTYTVMQQIFWDGGGEAGWGRIVTSIKGKPTGLPSGL; encoded by the coding sequence ATGCCCAAAGCGATCGCCGAAGCAGACACTTTTCTGAAAAAAAAGTTGCTTGGCTCAACGGATTTAGCCGATTCTGAGAAGATTTTTATCAAAAAGGGGCAGTCTTTTTTTGTGACTGAGTATAACCCCGATCGCAATCAACATCTTCTGCTAACTCTTGCCTCTCCTTTCCCCGCCTTAGATGGCAAATCTCAACTGCAAAAGGTCTATGCCTATGATCCTCATATCAAAATTGAGGGGGAAGATCTCAATCAACTGATTAAGCTCCCAGTCAAATATTGCTCGCAATTAGATAATGATCAAGCAATCTTTGGTCCTGGTTGGCGGCAGTGCAATACGACTAGTAATACGATGCTAGCCGATTTTGTGCTAAACGGAGCCTTGACAACGATGGCGAAAGCACAGGGATTTGCCGAACCCGAATCTGTCTATATGCGAATTGTGGGCAAGTATGGTGATACTACTGATCATGACGCTCAAACATGGGCTTTAAAAGAACTCGGTATTAACTCTTACTTCAGCTATTCCCTCTCCGCCAAAGATGTCTTAATGTCTCTTAAAGCAAATATTCCTGTAGTTGTAGGATTCGCGTACAAAGGCAGTGGACATATTTGCTTGATTGTGGGACATGACCCTAAGCAAAAAGTTTGGCTTGTCCATGATCCTTATGGTACTCGACATGGGGCTAGCGATAGCTATGATGTCGGCGTTGGTGGAGCTTATGATCCCTATACCTATACAGTAATGCAGCAAATTTTTTGGGATGGCGGCGGTGAAGCTGGCTGGGGAAGAATCGTTACCAGTATCAAGGGCAAACCCACGGGTTTACCTTCAGGACTATGA
- a CDS encoding ureidoglycolate lyase, which yields MAIANSPTQLTPQLITPENFQPYGQVIFPTDDGKQFDENDAQLSLAAGIPRFYIMHLRKVGLKFHSLARHQQCTQCLGSLGSKEWFMAVAPASSALEQINLEQIAAFRITGNCFIKLNAGTWHAGPLFAEEFIDFYNLELHDTNINDYEVCNLRKLYNLSFDLHV from the coding sequence ATGGCGATCGCAAATTCACCAACTCAGTTAACTCCGCAATTAATTACACCTGAAAACTTTCAGCCCTACGGTCAGGTGATTTTTCCTACTGACGATGGTAAGCAATTTGATGAGAATGATGCTCAGCTATCTTTGGCAGCAGGCATTCCGCGTTTTTACATCATGCACCTCCGCAAAGTGGGTCTGAAATTTCATAGCTTGGCGCGGCATCAGCAATGCACTCAATGTTTGGGTTCCCTTGGCAGTAAGGAATGGTTTATGGCAGTTGCTCCAGCCTCATCAGCACTTGAGCAAATTAATTTAGAGCAAATTGCCGCATTTCGGATTACAGGCAATTGTTTCATCAAGCTCAATGCTGGCACTTGGCACGCGGGTCCCCTTTTTGCAGAAGAATTTATTGATTTTTATAATCTGGAATTACATGACACGAATATCAATGATTATGAGGTCTGTAATTTACGCAAACTTTATAACCTGAGTTTTGATTTGCACGTATAG
- the grxD gene encoding Grx4 family monothiol glutaredoxin — MLSPILQTKIESQIKNNKIFLYIKGTPQQPQCGFSAAVVQVFNALGQPYDSANILEDNDLRQGLKEFSSWPTFPQVYIDGEFIGGCDIVLELNNRGELAQIVQEAIAK, encoded by the coding sequence ATGCTTAGCCCTATTTTGCAAACTAAAATCGAAAGCCAGATCAAAAACAACAAAATCTTCCTTTACATTAAAGGCACACCTCAACAGCCTCAATGTGGATTCTCCGCAGCAGTTGTCCAAGTGTTTAACGCATTAGGACAACCCTATGATTCTGCAAATATTTTGGAAGACAACGATCTGCGTCAAGGGCTGAAGGAGTTTTCCAGTTGGCCAACTTTTCCTCAAGTGTATATTGATGGCGAGTTTATCGGTGGTTGTGACATCGTACTGGAACTCAATAATCGCGGTGAACTAGCGCAAATCGTCCAAGAGGCGATCGCTAAGTAA
- the ppc gene encoding phosphoenolpyruvate carboxylase: MSSPAALSASLVQIVNIESDLRAANSRLRYRLKLVEDLWESVLLRESGQELVDLLRQLRAMCSPEGQAPEYPAEEVLKVVESLDLHQATTAARAFALFFQLINIVEQDHEQEQTSIYRVSPINSETEYPVGTFRWLFPELKKLNVPPRQIQKILDNLDIRLVFTAHPTEIVRHTIREKQRTIAKMLKELDRLIGFRGDEAVTQAIAMNWEAASLQDQIAEEIRLWWRTDELNQIKPTVLDEADYTLHYFEEVLFDAIPVLYDRIASAISVTFPKLKLPRYDFCKFGSWVGSDRDGNPYVTPEVTWQTACYQRNLVLNKYIKSVDRLSRLLSLSQSLSDVSQDLLDSLGDDQIHLPEIYEKYSIKFRQEPYRLKLAYIKNRLERTRDRNQKLRHSGWQASEMELSTKGQEHQLYTNVANFLSELKLVQASLIETKLNPKPLENLIRQVEVYGFHLAHLDIRQESTQHSNTITEIAETLQLLPKPYDELTEVEKVTWLTQELKTRRPMIPANLKFSTKTNEIIETFRMVAKVQQEFSVEICNNYVISMNRSVSDILEVLLLAKEAGLYDPATGKGSLSIAPLFETVEDLQSAPPIMTELFELPLYRAYLESHDHLQEVMLGYSDSNKDSGFLSSNWEIYKAQRALQDVCQKYQVELRMFHGRGGSVGRGGGPTYEAILAQPGRSIEGRIKITEQGEVLASKYSLPEIALYNLETIATAVIQAALLPSSTDTLDCWLDTMEEISKRSRQVYRHLIYEQPNLVEFFHQVTPIEEISQLQISSRPARRAGKRDLGSLRAIPWVFSWTQSRFLLPSWYGIGAALEEFLQENPDGHLSLLQYFYSKWPFFKTAISRVEMTIAKTDLQIAHHYMRELTKEGYEEAFIEIFAEITEEFQRTRKVLQLITGQKQMLDSDRDLQRSVQLRNGSIVPLGFIQASLLKRLRQHRPDTVDLRSRYSKNELLRGALLTINGIAAGMRNTG; this comes from the coding sequence ATGAGTTCCCCAGCAGCACTGTCAGCGTCATTAGTACAGATTGTCAACATTGAGAGCGATCTGCGTGCCGCCAATTCTCGTCTGCGATATCGTCTCAAGCTCGTCGAGGATTTGTGGGAATCAGTCCTATTAAGAGAAAGCGGTCAAGAACTAGTTGATTTATTGAGGCAACTGCGGGCGATGTGTTCACCAGAGGGGCAAGCCCCTGAATACCCTGCGGAAGAAGTGCTAAAGGTGGTCGAAAGTCTTGATTTACACCAAGCAACCACAGCCGCTCGAGCCTTTGCTTTATTTTTTCAACTCATTAATATTGTTGAACAAGATCATGAGCAGGAACAAACTAGCATCTATCGGGTTAGTCCGATCAATAGCGAAACCGAATATCCCGTTGGCACATTTCGCTGGCTATTTCCTGAACTGAAAAAGCTCAATGTACCACCACGTCAAATCCAAAAGATCCTAGACAATCTTGATATTCGCCTCGTCTTCACTGCTCACCCTACGGAAATTGTGCGCCATACCATTCGCGAGAAGCAACGCACGATCGCCAAGATGCTCAAGGAATTAGATCGCTTAATCGGCTTTCGTGGGGATGAAGCCGTCACCCAAGCGATCGCCATGAACTGGGAAGCAGCTTCATTACAAGACCAAATAGCAGAGGAAATTCGTCTCTGGTGGCGTACCGATGAGCTAAACCAAATTAAGCCCACCGTTTTAGACGAAGCCGACTATACCCTGCATTATTTTGAAGAAGTTTTATTTGATGCGATTCCTGTACTTTACGATCGCATTGCTTCTGCAATTTCTGTAACTTTTCCTAAACTAAAGTTACCGCGCTATGACTTTTGCAAATTTGGCTCATGGGTCGGTAGCGATCGCGATGGCAACCCCTATGTCACACCCGAAGTCACATGGCAAACCGCCTGCTATCAACGCAATCTGGTTTTAAACAAATATATTAAGTCCGTAGATCGCCTCAGCCGTTTACTGTCACTATCCCAAAGCCTCAGCGATGTTTCTCAAGATTTACTAGACTCCCTTGGCGATGACCAAATCCATTTGCCTGAAATTTACGAGAAGTATTCGATCAAATTCCGCCAAGAGCCTTATCGACTCAAACTCGCCTACATCAAAAATAGACTAGAAAGAACGCGCGATCGCAATCAAAAACTGCGCCATAGCGGTTGGCAAGCCTCGGAGATGGAATTATCTACCAAAGGGCAAGAGCATCAGCTATATACCAATGTTGCCAACTTCTTATCAGAGTTAAAGCTGGTTCAAGCCAGTTTAATCGAAACTAAACTCAATCCCAAGCCCCTTGAAAATCTGATCCGCCAAGTTGAGGTCTATGGGTTTCACCTAGCACACCTTGATATTCGCCAAGAAAGTACGCAGCATAGCAATACGATCACCGAAATTGCCGAGACCTTGCAACTTTTACCCAAGCCCTATGATGAACTTACTGAAGTAGAAAAGGTGACTTGGCTAACGCAAGAGCTAAAAACGCGCCGCCCGATGATCCCTGCCAATCTGAAATTTAGTACAAAAACCAACGAGATTATTGAGACATTTCGGATGGTGGCAAAGGTTCAACAGGAATTTTCCGTAGAAATTTGCAACAACTACGTGATCAGTATGAACCGTAGTGTCAGCGATATTCTCGAAGTATTGCTCCTCGCCAAGGAAGCAGGACTCTACGACCCTGCTACGGGCAAAGGCTCCCTTAGCATTGCACCACTATTTGAGACAGTCGAGGATTTGCAAAGCGCACCGCCAATTATGACGGAGTTGTTTGAATTGCCCCTCTATCGCGCCTATCTTGAAAGTCACGATCATCTGCAAGAGGTTATGCTGGGCTATTCCGACAGCAACAAAGATTCAGGATTTTTGAGTAGTAACTGGGAAATTTATAAAGCTCAAAGGGCACTCCAAGATGTTTGCCAAAAATATCAGGTGGAACTACGGATGTTTCACGGACGTGGCGGCTCGGTCGGACGTGGTGGCGGCCCCACCTATGAGGCAATCTTGGCACAACCCGGCCGCAGCATCGAAGGTCGCATCAAGATTACCGAACAGGGTGAAGTACTGGCTTCTAAATATTCCTTACCCGAAATTGCACTTTATAATCTAGAGACGATCGCCACAGCAGTTATTCAAGCGGCCCTATTACCCAGCAGCACCGATACCCTCGATTGTTGGCTGGATACGATGGAAGAAATTTCTAAGCGATCGCGCCAAGTGTATCGCCATTTAATTTATGAGCAGCCGAATCTGGTGGAATTTTTTCACCAAGTTACGCCGATCGAAGAAATTAGCCAGTTACAAATTAGCTCCCGTCCTGCCCGTCGTGCAGGTAAGCGAGATCTCGGTAGTTTAAGAGCGATTCCTTGGGTATTTAGTTGGACACAAAGCCGCTTTTTATTACCCTCTTGGTATGGCATCGGTGCAGCCCTAGAAGAATTTCTACAGGAAAACCCCGACGGGCATTTGTCACTATTGCAATATTTCTACAGCAAATGGCCCTTCTTTAAAACTGCCATCTCCCGTGTCGAGATGACGATCGCCAAAACCGATCTGCAAATCGCCCATCACTATATGCGAGAGCTAACTAAAGAGGGTTACGAGGAAGCCTTTATCGAAATATTTGCGGAAATCACTGAGGAGTTTCAACGCACACGCAAAGTACTGCAATTGATCACAGGTCAAAAACAAATGCTAGATAGCGATCGCGATCTACAAAGATCAGTGCAACTACGCAATGGCTCAATTGTGCCGCTCGGATTTATTCAAGCCTCTTTGCTCAAGCGTTTACGTCAACATCGTCCTGATACTGTTGATCTGCGATCGCGCTATTCCAAGAACGAGCTATTACGTGGGGCATTACTAACTATTAACGGCATTGCCGCAGGTATGCGTAATACAGGTTGA
- a CDS encoding UbiH/UbiF/VisC/COQ6 family ubiquinone biosynthesis hydroxylase, giving the protein MFDVLIVGAGMVGASLACALGDKNCAANRDLKVGIIEANGNFLRGEFTADGRASAISYGSSQIWQNIGVWGGMQRRGVTPMHAIQVSEGDLPYQVQLRREDMGQEALGYIVENSVTLASLWEFARECQNLELICPAKILDIEEVTDRNVMRVKISSDIGEQYLETKLLVGADGGRSLVRQMANIAIDQRLYEQTCIVTTIQSDQPHHNFAHERFQPSGPFAILPLGSDRACIVWTATTEETPHLLALDDSTFLQELTKRFGHPLMEKLGNIKVISRERANYVPRWMHSQTYIQSRLALIGDAAHTTHPIAGQGMNLGIRDVNALAKVLKAAHQNNEDLGVIAVLKRYESKRKWDNLGVIWLTDISNRLFSNHNWFFKVLRRFGLLLLQISPLKRLLMYFMMGLHQV; this is encoded by the coding sequence ATGTTTGATGTACTAATTGTTGGTGCGGGTATGGTGGGTGCGAGTTTAGCCTGTGCGCTAGGTGATAAGAACTGCGCGGCAAACCGTGATCTCAAAGTTGGAATTATTGAGGCTAATGGTAATTTCTTGCGCGGAGAATTTACTGCCGATGGTCGCGCCAGTGCGATCTCCTATGGGTCTAGCCAAATTTGGCAAAATATCGGCGTGTGGGGCGGAATGCAACGTCGAGGAGTGACACCGATGCACGCGATCCAAGTCTCAGAAGGTGATTTGCCCTATCAGGTGCAGTTACGGCGCGAAGATATGGGGCAAGAGGCGCTGGGATATATTGTCGAAAATTCGGTGACTTTAGCTTCTCTTTGGGAATTTGCGCGGGAATGTCAAAATTTAGAACTAATTTGTCCTGCAAAAATTTTAGATATTGAGGAAGTCACAGATCGCAATGTCATGCGCGTAAAAATCAGCTCCGACATTGGAGAGCAATATCTCGAAACTAAATTATTAGTGGGAGCCGATGGTGGGCGATCGCTAGTGCGGCAAATGGCAAATATTGCGATCGATCAACGCCTATACGAGCAGACCTGCATCGTCACTACGATTCAATCAGATCAGCCCCATCACAATTTTGCCCATGAACGATTTCAACCCAGTGGTCCTTTTGCAATTTTGCCCCTCGGTAGCGATCGCGCCTGTATCGTTTGGACAGCAACTACTGAGGAAACACCCCATCTTCTTGCCCTCGATGACTCGACATTCCTACAGGAGTTAACCAAACGCTTTGGTCATCCCCTCATGGAGAAGCTTGGCAATATTAAAGTAATTTCCCGTGAACGCGCCAATTATGTGCCTCGATGGATGCACAGCCAGACCTATATTCAGTCCCGTTTAGCCCTCATCGGTGATGCGGCGCATACCACCCACCCGATCGCAGGTCAGGGCATGAATCTTGGTATTCGTGATGTCAATGCTCTAGCCAAGGTGTTAAAGGCTGCTCATCAAAACAATGAAGATCTAGGGGTGATCGCAGTTTTAAAGCGTTATGAATCAAAACGTAAATGGGATAACCTCGGCGTAATTTGGCTAACTGATATCTCGAATCGCCTATTTTCTAACCACAATTGGTTCTTTAAAGTCCTACGTCGCTTTGGTTTGCTACTTTTACAAATCTCCCCACTCAAGCGCCTTTTGATGTATTTCATGATGGGCTTACATCAGGTCTAA
- a CDS encoding MFS transporter, which translates to MSQPDLNSTAGYLTVLRNRQFLALWIAQILAQLVDKVVLILLIALAVADGGSDVNTKESSIMIAMTLPAVFLGSIAGIFVDWHQKRQVLICCNFLRGACIVAIPFVPHSLVILLLFTFIISTLTNFFAPAEQSVIPLIVPKNDLLAANALFTITEVGSLIVGFAIGSPLLGFTLSLFPQATAYSREILLGSLYCISGLFLFALPKNEVIHPKKIGSGIWSDLRDGFQYVRHNHLIGGAMLQMILLYAVLGAMQKLSLNLAEVVTGNRAEFGSFVASVGVGLAIGAFIIGKFGKQFTHRPLPFIGFIGMAVGLLMYAFVTNQWFAWLIGAFIGINGSLIVIPMRTVIQEHTPENMRGKVFGLLNNGENIAASLPLALIAVLLDFLTGVFGVQNGGKQQIGFQIVLVVFSLIVFGLGAWAWQRTRRALEKVL; encoded by the coding sequence ATGTCTCAACCCGATCTAAATTCGACTGCTGGCTATTTAACAGTTTTGCGTAATCGTCAATTTTTAGCACTATGGATTGCGCAAATCCTTGCCCAACTAGTTGATAAAGTTGTCTTGATTTTATTGATTGCTCTTGCTGTTGCTGATGGGGGCAGTGATGTAAATACTAAAGAATCATCAATTATGATTGCGATGACTCTACCTGCGGTGTTTTTAGGTTCGATCGCAGGAATTTTTGTGGATTGGCATCAGAAACGGCAAGTTTTGATTTGTTGTAACTTTTTGCGTGGGGCTTGTATTGTGGCAATTCCCTTTGTTCCGCATTCCCTTGTTATTTTGTTGCTGTTCACCTTTATTATTTCTACGCTTACTAATTTTTTTGCTCCTGCCGAACAATCTGTTATTCCGTTGATTGTGCCGAAGAACGATCTTCTGGCTGCCAATGCCCTATTCACAATTACAGAGGTAGGATCATTGATTGTCGGTTTTGCGATCGGTTCGCCCTTGCTTGGGTTTACCTTAAGCCTTTTTCCCCAAGCGACAGCTTACAGCCGTGAAATTTTGTTAGGAAGTCTTTATTGCATATCGGGTTTGTTTTTATTTGCTTTACCTAAAAATGAAGTTATTCATCCTAAAAAAATTGGATCGGGGATCTGGAGTGATTTGCGAGATGGTTTTCAATATGTGCGACACAATCATCTGATTGGCGGGGCGATGTTGCAGATGATTTTGCTGTACGCAGTTTTAGGGGCTATGCAAAAGCTATCTCTCAATCTTGCTGAAGTAGTAACGGGGAATCGTGCAGAATTCGGGTCATTTGTGGCTTCGGTGGGTGTGGGCTTAGCGATCGGTGCATTTATCATTGGCAAATTTGGTAAGCAATTTACTCACCGACCTCTGCCATTTATTGGTTTTATTGGGATGGCGGTAGGTCTATTAATGTATGCCTTTGTCACTAATCAATGGTTTGCTTGGTTAATTGGTGCTTTCATCGGTATCAATGGCTCCTTAATTGTGATTCCTATGCGAACCGTAATTCAAGAGCATACTCCTGAAAATATGCGTGGCAAGGTATTTGGCTTATTGAATAATGGCGAAAATATTGCAGCTAGTTTACCTTTAGCCTTGATTGCCGTCTTGCTAGATTTTTTAACAGGTGTTTTTGGGGTGCAGAATGGTGGGAAACAACAAATTGGTTTTCAAATAGTATTAGTTGTTTTTAGCTTAATCGTATTTGGGCTTGGGGCTTGGGCTTGGCAAAGAACAAGGCGAGCTTTAGAAAAGGTCTTATAA